A stretch of Paenibacillus peoriae DNA encodes these proteins:
- the hfq gene encoding RNA chaperone Hfq has protein sequence MNKSINIQDTFLNQLRKDSIPVTVYLINGFQVRGTIKAFDNFTIVIDSDGKQQLIYKHAISTFTPQRNVSLVQQQDSASDN, from the coding sequence ATGAACAAGTCCATTAATATCCAAGATACGTTTCTGAATCAATTGCGCAAGGATTCTATACCTGTAACGGTATACCTCATCAATGGATTTCAGGTGCGAGGGACGATTAAAGCATTTGACAATTTTACGATTGTGATCGACTCGGATGGAAAGCAGCAGCTGATTTACAAGCATGCCATCTCCACCTTTACACCGCAACGCAATGTATCGCTTGTACAGCAACAGGATAGCGCTAGCGATAACTGA